ctaaaatcattcccgagtagcttcatgtaatgcaatcacttcggcatgatttgatgatgttgcaacaagtgtttgttttgagaacgtcatgatattgcggtgcctccatttaggaatacatatccagtttgagatttagctttatgtagatcggataaataatctgcatctgtataaccaaacaaatcttgtttcgagttgttagaataaaataattataaatcagtagttccccgaaggtatcaaactatttgtttgatcccattccaatgtcttttggtaggggctgagctgaaccttgtcaacaaattaactgcaaaagaaatgtcagatcttgtataatctataagatacataagaacctcaattgcactaaaatatagaacttccgatctgttaaaattttcatgatcttcgcagggatgaaatagatcagtgtcaatattgagtgatctaacaacaatgagtttgtctttaaaaaaaatgttttaaaatcttttcggtataagttgtttgatgtacaagtaaaccattaggcatatgctcaatttgcaatccaaggtaatacttggttttttcaagatctttcatttcaaaataattctttagaagttgaatgatttcatagatctctttatttgttcatatgatgttaggaacattgacataaacaactacgatctcatatctgaacattgtttttataaaacatacgtgcaaaataagtttatatttatacccttttttttatcaagtagtcatttaatcggttataccacatacgtcccgtttgtataaactcacttagaaatctttgtgatttaatggaatatattcccttgggttttacattagatgcttatgataccttaaccctttaggtatattcatatatatcactattaagtgatccatacagataagtagtaacaacattcatgagatgcatttaaataactaccaggttgattaagtatttaataagtaattgtatccattacaggaggataatttttcctcctaattcatttctggtctttgtgggaaatattgagttacaagtctagttttgccttgtaacttcatttgcacatttcttttcggataaaaattcatttgtatcccatacgtttcacatctttaaaagtgataacgattgatccgaaaacttttcttttatcgagcgattctaattcagctcttattgctcctttccattgagctcaatcatgtccattttgtatattcaatgacagattttagttccagatcatcatctttattcatgatgtcattgtaacattatatgaaaatatctcatagagattttagtttcatttcggttccataatattgcataatttatcgcaattttagtatttacatttatcaatatcccctgcagaaggaatattgatttgtggttcttcttgaacactttctcttacctcattatcagctgattttctttttcgaggatttttatcttcggaaccaattgatcttccacgtttgatgcgtggcaaagactcaacagtgacattattgccagcttttggaatttcagttcgagctggagcatttatcgctggtatatatgatttagtcacttttttatatctgtaaatgcataaagtaattaatttgcaagttcttgcatatgcattatttttgaactttcgtttcacattcttttgtgcgagttcaatataacttaattgatgttcacatcatgaagcatcattttattttttatttttatttctccccctaatctagggaacaatgttttattaaaatgacaatcagcaaaacgtgctgtaaaaacatcacccatcatgagttcaatatatcttatgattgaagatgttttatatccaaaatatattatcatctttctttgaagaaccattttattgtgttgtggtgatacaattggaacatacactgcacaaccaatgttttaaggtagaaaatatttggctcttggccaaaatcaagtattaagtgaaaatatttacgacttccacatggtataatgcgaattaatgtcgcagcatgtaaatttacatgtccacatataaatattgagagatttgtactcattatcaattgtctagttattagctgtaagcgtttatctattgattcagctaaaccaattttgtgtatgcacatgagcaactggatgttcaacaacaatccctgtagatatataatgatcattaaatgcttgagatgttaactcaccagcattatcaagtctcatccttttaatggtgtaatcagaataatgtgttctcaatttaataatttgtgcaagaaactttgcaaatgccatattacggcttgataacatacaaatatgagaccatccgctagatgcgtctattagaaccatgaaatatcaaaatggttcacatgatggatgaattggttcatatatcttaccttgaattctttcaagaaacatttgtgattctttttcacaatatacttttcattaatcaccatatgtgctttccattaatcaccatatgtgtttttttttttttataaatcaccatatgtgttttttttatcatatatccttttcaccatatacgcttttaatcatatgcgctgtgtttttcaccatatgcgcttttaatcatatgcgattttcatcatatgcgttgtgcttttcatcatattcgctttttatcatatgcgatgcgctttttatcatatgcgcttttttatgtgaatagtaaattaattaatttcgttttactattcatatgaattaatttagatttactattttgttaattgagtaatatatatatacatcatatacttgtgactccgaaggctcaaatgaatttgaccatatagttatacgttgtatcttgcacattaattttcagtagaagctttagatgcatattatttttagtagaagctttagatgcactttttttttaatcaccaaataccacaaacactttgtttgcgtttgttcatagtcatcaatgaaaactattttctttaattttattttatacaataaaattaacgcatcattattcttttcaaaaataataatctattgttattgttcacttgtgccatgtttaacaacaaaagtcaacaacctctgtcttgtttgttgtggcaaccaaaaacaacctttgcttttgttaccgagaatccaaaaccaaaaaaataattaatttttaattaatcttttatcaaaaccataaatgattttattgatctacgttgatatggccataaagaattgacggctgacctacttttgtaagtgtatttcggctatcatcccgaaaacgcacaacgaccttttttttttttatgaactatttgtttcatatctagcttaggcaattattgtgaacatttggtccctataagagcatttattttttagacttttagttgatttgtacttgtcacaattagggatagcacccgcgggtcgtggatgcggatccattggatccatcacccgtacccgcagatttttttaagagacatccaattgaacccttgttcgttgaaacaatttgactatatttttactccccattattaaacgggccattttaatGCAcaatcttaaaaaaataatttgttttttaagttttattattcaacctccttttttcaacggtcacgtttttaacaaaacatttgacaagtttggaaaaaagttttttattgattatcatcaaaagttttctattgtcactctactggatggaattatggcatacaactaaaattgcaacccaacactacataagaacaaaaaggttatttttaattaacatatgtatatgtgttaaactcggaataataataacttattttagaaaattaacataagacatgttgaaacatttttgtcacatttagctcatcaagtctaatacttatcattgatagattttatcacgtctaggagatgtttacttttttcttgtattaagtcctactttcatttacctttgtttggaaaaaagttttttttttactttgctttccccctttctgtaaaactcatttaaacactttctttgttttttttttttaaaaaaaaacttccttttttttacgttacccgtaaattataaatatataaaaaaaactttttgtttaaatttttttttctagtttttaaaaggccacttgaccaattttttaattctttcacaacacctgatatcgtgatcgtgacctttcaccaaagcaagagatattcttgataaactaaacacggactcgtgtttgaaattgtcggccacaaaaaaattcatttgataaaagtatatatatattttttagttatagaaggagaccacttcattttcaatacttcatttttgacaaaaaaactattccattttaccatcccctttttttttcttactttaacttttaagatatacttttaataaaaatacaaactactttttcttattttaacttttaagatttacttttaataaaaatacaaactactttttgtattttaacttttaagatttacttttaataaaagtacaaactactttttcttattttaacttttaagatttacttttaataaaaatacaaactatttttttattttaacttttaaaattataaatttaagaataaacattagtatgcatgaaataaataatgattaattgcataagtaatcataaatgttagataacatataaagaccccgtcgtattcgtattgatcggaattaatctcgacccatggtaccgtgttgtcaaatgacgtgttgcgtacataaagtaccgtgttgtcaaatgacgtgttgcgtacaatcatgaggtcttattaacataaatataaatgttagtgaagttaataagagttagattacagaaaatataattcaggtggtataaccgaccatatataacttaaataacataaatataaatgttagtgaaattagtaaaagttagattacagaaatataattcaggtggtataaccgaccatatataacttaaataacataaatataaatgttagtgaagttagtaaaagttagattacagaaatataattcaggtggtataaccgaccatatataacttaaataacaaaaatataaatgttaatagtccaaaatttgatatattcgagtctgaaaattattaataatttcataccttgattagtgattcgtgatcgtttgagatatcttttaattacactaagcttttcgtgctgataacgtgttataattgagTAGATAATAACTATCTTTAGTAGCCTATGCTCTAATTTAAACTTGTAATATTAGAAGAGAGGAAATGTAAACTTCAGTAGTTTATTGAAGTATTGGTACATCATATGCTTTCAACTGAATCCATATTTATACTAACAAGTCTACTGTACAAATTATGACCATATTCATTACTTAGTAGGtgaaatagtagtagtaataaaattGTGCAGACAATTCCTTGACTTTGTGTATCATAACAGAAACTtaaatgtaaaaatataaatatatactccctTCATTTAACTCTATGATTTTAAATAAAAACATACAATTTAAGAAATGTTATTATTacactttatttatttttttactttcAAGTTCTACTACTTAATTTTTATGTTGTCTTACATGCATACTTTAAAAGCTTAGAAAAACTTATCtctttattattatttactatctaTTTAATAAGTAACATCTATAAATGAATTAATGGACAATAAAATTATTACAACAGAGCAATTAACTATTTATGTAAGTTTAAAACCGTCAAAGTATCTTTTTATTGCcgaaaaaacaaaatttatataataatcaaAGGAACTTTCATTAAGAGATGAAATAACCTATTAAAAGAAAATACAATAGAGAGACCGACAAGCCTCGGGTTTAGAAAAcgaacaaacaaactatacaacaaaCCAAGCGAACAAAAGACATTATCTAAAATCGAGCCTCGCCAACCAAAACAACTTAACTAAACATAACCAAAAAACCTAGAAGATCAAACATAAACTAAACAACAAATGAACCAAACAAGCTAACAACAAAACGACAAAAAGACAAAACAGGAGCGAACGATCAACTAAACCCTATCAAATCCGCTGCAAAAGTGCTTAACGTCTCTTCGAACCCGGCTTTTAAAGCTTCCGATCCACTTGCTGAAAAACCACCAATTTGCCCGCTCTAGAGGAAAAAATAAGACTTTAGACGATCGAAGAGGAACCTTATTTGAAGAGCCACCCTCAAGATCAAGacaagacgagcaatttatcgaACCACCACCATGTTCACCATTGAAAGTCTTCAAATCGCTTCCCTGAACGTGAGGTCACCTTATTAGTCACGAAGATTAAACGAACCGTCAAAAGCATAAGATTTTTTCTTGGCCTTCTTCTTCGCCTTGGACACGACACCAATACCAATATCGGATGTAGATCCTTAGAATCTGAACACATAGCTTTTGACAAATGAGATTTTTTTAGCACTTAACCTGTTAGGAACAAGTGCCTTCGCAAGGCTTACCATCAAAGTATCTTAATTACCAATTATTGCTCCATTTACTATTGACATTACTCAAGACATATTCATGACAAttttttattattacaaaataaaaaaattggCTACCTCCATTTGTTACGAGTACTTTTACTCAAATATAGGTCACTAACTGAGTTACTTCATGAacatgtctttttttttttttttttttttttttgaaaggcaagcttacatcagtccggaccgaagcctagtcatcatttgcacacacacacacgcgctttcaggcaggaaacccgaaccatactctgaggatccgaccctttaaccatcccgaggggcaggcgggccggatcttagtcccggagcgtgtcggtaaaaccttccctttgggccaccttcaaggaatatatttcaattcctagagcgggtgacgaggctcgaactcgagacctctagccctgcgagtacacaagtgtaaccgcggtaccattgaagcaatgcttcgttggtacTTCATGAACATGTCTGACTATTTATCCGGGCAATGAAAAATATAATGCTGGCGATGTTTAAATTTGAGATCTCGTGTGAAGATATAAATACCCCAGCTATAATCCTTTTTCATAACACTACAAAAAGTCTCATTTTTAACGTTTTTATTATTTTTGACGCTTTAAAGTGAATAACTTGACATGTTTTTTATACCATATATATCAGTGTCACAAAGTTCTTGACATTTAAAAACGTCAAAAATGAATACTCAATGACACATAAAAGTGTTAAGAGGTTAATAACCCCTAAAAATTTTGACACCATATTTTTTTACGTTTTAAAAATTTTGACATTATATTTTTCATGTTTATAACTTATATATGTTCATAATTTTAAGCCTGAAAAACTCATTTTATAAAGTGTtaggtttaaaaaaaaataagttttataCTCTAAGACCAGTTGTATCGGTTGGAAGTGACCCCGTCACTTCCGACGTGGAGGAGAAGAGACGCCGGTCGATGGTGGTATCGGCCGGCACTTGGTTGGCGTTTCTGCAGCGTTGGTCGAAAAGAAACAGGGCAAGAGACGGCATCACTTGAGACGTGGCAGGTGGTGGTTGGCCCGATTTTTTTAGCCGTTgccaaatatttttttttataatttttttatattttctattatattaCATATCCATTTCAGCTTGACACCTAAGCTTTCCACTAAAGTAACACCAAAAAagaaacaccaccactactccactcagAAAAGTAACACGTCATACtcatcaaaaaagtgcaaaaaggcaaGTGACACCGCTCACCATTACGAATGGTCTAACAAAACGGGTCACCATTTCTAGGATAACTTTTAGATTGTAGTGAGTCTGTACTAGAGTCTAGCTCATGTTTCTCTTCATAAAGCATGGACTAAACATCCTTTTTCTATATCTTTAATTCTATCCCATATTTTTCATTGCATATTCTACCAAAAAGTATGCTTAACCAAGGACTAATTTTAGAAGATCAAGAAATGggtttctttcattttccatttgaTTATTCCAATCAAGCTCTTAAACCACAACATTTCACTGATTCTCACTATCAAACCTCTCATCATCTTCCATTACATTCTTCAGACACAAACCATTGgtaaatctatatatatttatccaactatttaatttatatttattcgcCGGTAATCGATCATGAAACTAGGTTTATATTGTTTTTGACTGATCATCATATTATTGGTTCAATTTCTGTATATTAAACACACCATGTATGGTATTAATGGGGTTTTTATTGTTATATGTAGGGCATGTAGTGAAATAATAGGCAATAAGATAGCAGGAATAAGcagattagatgatgatgatgatcatcatcataataatctaGGGGTTTCAGgaataaagatgatgaagaagcaGTCGAAATCAAGAAAAAGAACAAGGGAACCAAGATTTTGCTTCAAAACTATGAGTGATGTTGATGTAATGGATGATGGTTACAAATGGAGAAAATATGGCCAAAAAGTTGTCAAGAACACACAACACCCCAGGTACCTGCAACCTATACATACATACAAttcattactatatatatatataaacctagcTTTCTACGCTTTGTATAATCATCGTagttatatttatatgatattgaTCTAGATCCATatctatgtatatgtgtatatatacacaaaattaaaattaata
This genomic window from Rutidosis leptorrhynchoides isolate AG116_Rl617_1_P2 chromosome 2, CSIRO_AGI_Rlap_v1, whole genome shotgun sequence contains:
- the LOC139893043 gene encoding probable WRKY transcription factor 13, with the translated sequence MLNQGLILEDQEMGFFHFPFDYSNQALKPQHFTDSHYQTSHHLPLHSSDTNHWACSEIIGNKIAGISRLDDDDDHHHNNLGVSGIKMMKKQSKSRKRTREPRFCFKTMSDVDVMDDGYKWRKYGQKVVKNTQHPRSYYRCTQDNCRVKKRVERLAEDPRMVITTYEGRHAHSPSLNEEDSEANSSKICDFLWL